A part of Chloroflexota bacterium genomic DNA contains:
- a CDS encoding B12-binding domain-containing radical SAM protein encodes MADGTRILFVLRKIDYEPQGIMQLAAVLKAAGHEVGLTAASHEDPVKAAVRFRPDVLAYSVFTGSQREYLALNARLKEATGAISVFGGPHPTFFPEFIEEDGVDILCIGEGERPLCDLADALARGSPITDIPNLWVKQNGQIHRNPVRPLIGDLDALPLPDRELVYRKDRFTRESGLKHFVASRGCPYQCTFCFNQAMTEIYGPPWRRVRRRSVDHVLEEIDQVRSRYPLAFVVFLDDLFIVPRDWLEEFARVYPRRIGLPFFCNVRANLVDEDLVRLLKSAGCVSVGMGIETGDDRLRNLVLKRHLSRDQIIRAADLIHDAGIALITTNMLGLPTGTLADDFKTLELNIACRAQYANAFLYQPYPRTELGEFARKAGLLDESVDAISTSAWDRSILHFPSPRHRRMTENLVRLFALAVAFPRLTAWLRALIALPRNPVYWLAYKLWKGYAIKRWIHPYRASPREFLETVIRFMRFD; translated from the coding sequence ATGGCCGATGGAACGCGGATCCTGTTCGTGCTCAGGAAGATCGACTACGAGCCGCAGGGAATCATGCAGCTCGCAGCGGTGCTGAAAGCGGCGGGGCATGAGGTCGGACTCACGGCGGCCTCCCACGAGGACCCGGTGAAAGCCGCGGTCCGCTTCCGGCCTGACGTGCTGGCCTATAGCGTCTTCACCGGCAGCCAGCGGGAATATCTGGCGTTGAACGCCCGGCTGAAGGAGGCCACGGGCGCCATCAGCGTCTTCGGCGGCCCCCATCCCACCTTCTTCCCGGAGTTCATCGAGGAGGATGGCGTGGACATCCTCTGCATAGGCGAGGGCGAGCGCCCCCTATGCGATCTGGCTGACGCACTAGCCCGAGGCTCCCCCATCACCGACATCCCCAATCTATGGGTCAAGCAAAACGGGCAGATCCATCGCAACCCTGTACGCCCCCTGATCGGCGATCTGGATGCGCTCCCCCTGCCGGATCGCGAGCTGGTCTACCGCAAGGATCGATTCACCCGGGAGAGCGGGCTGAAGCATTTCGTCGCCAGCCGGGGCTGCCCGTACCAATGCACTTTCTGCTTCAACCAGGCCATGACGGAGATCTACGGCCCACCCTGGCGACGGGTCCGCCGGCGAAGCGTGGACCACGTGCTGGAGGAGATCGACCAGGTCCGGTCCCGCTACCCGCTGGCCTTCGTCGTGTTCCTGGACGACCTGTTCATCGTGCCCCGCGACTGGCTGGAGGAGTTCGCCCGGGTATATCCCCGCAGGATCGGACTTCCCTTCTTCTGCAATGTGCGGGCGAATCTGGTGGACGAGGATCTGGTGCGGCTATTGAAATCCGCAGGATGCGTCAGCGTGGGCATGGGCATCGAGACGGGGGACGATCGGTTGCGCAACCTGGTGTTGAAGCGACATCTATCCCGGGATCAGATCATCCGGGCGGCCGATCTGATTCACGACGCCGGCATCGCCCTGATCACCACCAACATGCTGGGGCTGCCCACCGGCACGCTGGCCGACGACTTCAAAACGCTAGAACTCAACATCGCCTGCCGGGCGCAATACGCCAACGCCTTCCTCTACCAGCCGTACCCCCGCACCGAGCTGGGCGAGTTCGCCCGAAAGGCCGGACTGCTGGACGAAAGCGTCGATGCGATCAGCACCTCCGCCTGGGACCGATCCATCCTGCACTTCCCCAGCCCTCGACACCGCCGCATGACGGAGAACCTGGTCAGGCTCTTCGCACTGGCCGTCGCGTTCCCCCGGCTGACCGCGTGGCTCCGAGCCCTGATCGCGCTGCCGCGAAATCCCGTGTACTGGCTGGCGTACAAATTGTGGAAGGGATACGCCATCAAACGCTGGATTCACCCTTATCGGGCATCGCCCCGGGAATTCCTGGAGACCGTCATCCGCTTCATGCGGTTCGATTGA
- a CDS encoding zinc-binding alcohol dehydrogenase, with protein MQAQRLLCRAIRQIEWETYELPDRPGPHEILIRSACSLISAGTEIAIYSGTHIGYTLPNAPFPRLPLPLGYALTGTIQAIGEDVTGWAIGDRVLAAAPHGDWALCDVRTTLVRPLPLGVSMAQGALARLGGISLMGVRQARISLGETVVVLGLGLIGQLAAQLSRLSGARPVIGVDPIPARVRIAGDHGIHAINPDEVSPHSIVSEMTGGRMAEVVIEATGNPTVIATALELAAEGGRVVLLGSPRGKADIDVYSTVHRRGITLIGAHERLAAHAYTSQDPWTRERNQDLILGLLADGSLQSDGLIRHHIRPEEVPATYEALIKRPADFLGVLIVWDPDQMP; from the coding sequence GTGCAAGCCCAGCGTTTGCTGTGTAGGGCCATCCGTCAGATCGAATGGGAGACCTACGAGCTCCCGGATCGGCCGGGACCGCATGAGATCCTCATTCGATCGGCGTGCTCCCTGATCAGCGCCGGCACCGAGATTGCCATCTACAGTGGGACGCACATCGGCTACACGCTGCCCAACGCTCCATTCCCCAGGCTCCCCCTTCCCCTGGGGTACGCGCTGACGGGGACGATCCAGGCCATCGGAGAGGACGTAACCGGATGGGCGATCGGCGACCGGGTATTGGCCGCTGCACCGCATGGCGATTGGGCCCTTTGCGATGTGCGCACGACCCTCGTGCGCCCCTTGCCGCTAGGAGTATCCATGGCACAGGGCGCCCTGGCCCGGCTGGGTGGTATCAGCCTGATGGGTGTGCGGCAGGCCCGGATCTCTCTGGGGGAGACAGTCGTGGTCCTGGGTCTGGGCCTGATCGGGCAACTCGCAGCGCAACTCAGCCGTCTGTCCGGGGCACGCCCCGTGATCGGGGTAGATCCGATCCCCGCCCGGGTGCGCATCGCAGGCGACCACGGTATCCACGCCATCAATCCCGACGAGGTGTCTCCGCACTCCATCGTGAGCGAGATGACGGGCGGCCGCATGGCCGAGGTGGTTATCGAGGCGACAGGGAATCCCACGGTGATCGCCACGGCGCTGGAACTGGCGGCCGAGGGAGGGCGCGTGGTCCTGCTCGGGAGCCCCAGGGGCAAAGCCGACATCGACGTATACAGCACCGTGCACCGCCGAGGGATCACCCTGATCGGCGCTCATGAGAGGCTCGCCGCACACGCCTACACATCCCAGGATCCCTGGACGCGAGAGCGCAACCAGGACCTGATCCTGGGCCTGCTGGCCGACGGATCTCTGCAGAGCGATGGCCTGATCCGGCACCATATCCGCCCTGAAGAGGTCCCGGCCACCTACGAGGCGCTCATCAAGCGTCCCGCCGACTTTCTCGGGGTCCTGATCGTGTGGGATCCCGATCAGATGCCATAA
- a CDS encoding ABC transporter permease, whose protein sequence is MHKVWIIARHEYLVNIRRPGFIIMTILIPVLSIIGLVIAAFFSGPATAFLEQHFSMEPDNIGVVDHLGAFTPILPAYQDRFHLFPNEEEGRQAVLSDKVTTLLIIPKDYMTSGEVLVYSKGSGFSAAVLEDSTLVRKFFVDHLLRDDLSPTLRERLADPIRAVTINPEEGYPQGGPLSTALNIIVPFFLGILLVMTIFVSSGYLLRGIAEEKTDRIIEILLSSVTPWELLAGKVIGLGALGLTQVIVWLSLTLGLSGGALTLLGVAVSLLSRPEVFILGLVYYLLGFLVYAVLLGAIGSLGSTMHESQQLAGIFSLTAAIPMMLSGFMFSDPNMMLARVLSWFPLTASTMMLIRLPMTEVPTVDIVGSLAILIATIPAVLWVGSKMFRMGLLMYGKRPTLSQVIRALREA, encoded by the coding sequence ATGCATAAGGTGTGGATCATCGCCCGACACGAATACCTGGTGAACATACGGCGCCCAGGCTTCATCATCATGACGATATTGATTCCCGTCCTGAGCATCATCGGCCTGGTGATCGCCGCCTTCTTCAGCGGGCCCGCGACCGCCTTCCTCGAGCAGCACTTCTCCATGGAGCCGGACAACATCGGCGTGGTTGACCACCTGGGAGCCTTCACGCCCATCCTGCCCGCCTACCAGGACCGGTTCCACCTCTTCCCAAATGAGGAGGAGGGCCGCCAAGCCGTCCTGTCCGATAAGGTCACCACGCTGCTCATCATCCCCAAGGACTACATGACCAGCGGCGAGGTGCTGGTATACAGCAAGGGGAGCGGGTTCAGCGCCGCCGTACTAGAGGACTCCACCCTCGTGCGCAAGTTCTTCGTGGACCACCTGCTGCGGGACGACCTCTCCCCCACGCTGCGAGAGCGCCTGGCGGATCCCATCCGGGCCGTCACCATCAACCCGGAGGAGGGATATCCCCAAGGGGGGCCGTTGAGTACGGCGCTGAACATCATCGTCCCCTTCTTCCTCGGCATCCTGCTCGTCATGACCATCTTCGTCTCCTCGGGATACCTCCTGCGTGGGATCGCCGAGGAGAAGACGGATCGGATCATCGAGATCCTGCTATCCTCCGTCACGCCCTGGGAGCTCCTGGCCGGGAAGGTGATCGGCCTGGGTGCGCTGGGATTGACCCAGGTGATCGTATGGCTATCCCTGACGTTAGGGCTCAGCGGAGGCGCCCTGACCTTGCTCGGCGTCGCCGTATCCCTGCTCTCCCGGCCGGAGGTCTTCATCCTGGGACTGGTCTATTACCTGCTGGGGTTCCTGGTCTACGCCGTCCTGTTGGGAGCCATCGGATCGCTGGGCAGCACCATGCACGAGTCCCAGCAGCTGGCCGGGATCTTCTCCCTGACGGCAGCCATACCGATGATGCTGAGCGGGTTCATGTTCTCGGATCCCAACATGATGCTGGCCCGCGTGCTCTCGTGGTTCCCGCTGACCGCATCGACCATGATGCTCATCCGGCTCCCCATGACGGAGGTGCCGACGGTGGACATCGTCGGCAGCCTCGCCATCCTCATCGCGACGATCCCGGCCGTGCTATGGGTGGGCAGCAAGATGTTCCGCATGGGGCTGCTCATGTACGGCAAGCGCCCCACGTTGAGCCAGGTCATCCGAGCGCTGCGAGAGGCATGA
- a CDS encoding ATP-binding cassette domain-containing protein, whose translation MMLQVHHLTKRYNGFTAVDDLSFEVHEGEIFGLLGPNGAGKTTTIRIIMDIFAPDAGQVRVLGYPPGVARERIGYLPEERGLYRDIKVLDVLTYLAELKNVSRTLARRRAKAWLERVGLDEWAERKVRDLSRGMQQKLQFVASVAHNPDLIILDEPFQGLDPVNVGLIKQLIRELQEEGKTIVLSAHQMNLVEALCNRIVLINRGKAVLYGSLSEIKRRYAPRAVRLRTPAELGALPGVARIERHENTYLLTLEDISPQELLRTLVARDIPIESFEVATMPLEEIFIALVKEGGHA comes from the coding sequence ATGATGCTTCAGGTGCACCACCTGACCAAACGATACAATGGCTTCACCGCCGTCGATGATCTATCCTTTGAGGTACATGAGGGGGAAATCTTTGGTCTGCTAGGCCCGAACGGAGCGGGCAAGACAACCACCATCCGGATCATCATGGACATCTTCGCACCGGACGCGGGACAAGTGCGCGTCCTGGGGTATCCCCCCGGCGTGGCACGAGAGCGTATCGGCTACCTGCCAGAGGAGCGCGGCCTCTACCGAGACATCAAGGTGTTGGACGTGCTCACCTATCTGGCGGAGCTGAAGAACGTCTCTCGCACCCTCGCCCGCCGAAGGGCGAAAGCGTGGCTGGAGCGCGTGGGGCTCGACGAGTGGGCCGAACGCAAGGTCCGTGACCTCAGCCGGGGCATGCAGCAAAAGCTCCAATTCGTCGCCAGCGTGGCGCACAATCCTGACCTGATCATCCTCGATGAGCCATTCCAAGGCCTGGACCCCGTCAACGTCGGGTTGATCAAACAACTGATCCGGGAGCTACAAGAGGAGGGCAAGACGATCGTGCTGAGCGCCCACCAGATGAACCTGGTGGAGGCGCTATGCAACCGCATCGTGCTCATCAACCGGGGAAAGGCGGTGCTCTACGGATCGCTGTCCGAGATCAAACGCCGCTACGCTCCCCGCGCGGTCCGCCTGCGCACTCCAGCCGAATTGGGAGCGCTCCCAGGGGTTGCACGCATCGAGAGGCACGAGAACACCTACCTCCTCACGCTGGAAGACATCTCCCCACAGGAGTTGCTCCGAACGCTGGTGGCACGCGATATCCCCATAGAGTCCTTCGAGGTCGCCACGATGCCATTGGAAGAGATCTTCATCGCGCTGGTCAAGGAGGGCGGCCATGCATAA
- a CDS encoding Gfo/Idh/MocA family oxidoreductase → MNAQGPVRVCLIGCGGMARHHVRTMLQQADRTEIVVACDPSPEAYEAMADVFRVVGLEPPPNQPDLERLLADYGDRLDAALIATPHAYHHDQARACLEAGLDVLLEKPMVMNAAEARSLIDVRDRTGKLLVVAFPGSLSPQIRTAVRMMRSGQLGALLSISAVVWQGWGPGTVGTWRQRPELSGGGFLFDTGAHMLNTVTDLAGEDFVEVAAWLDQRGRPVDVMATVMGRLRSGPLVTMHGCGEAIPSCASDVRVFCERGILRTGIWGERLELQAYGESELSPVDVPPSSGVWEQFLAVRDGRIPNPCPPEVGLRMAKLWDAIRASAAQDGKPVSCG, encoded by the coding sequence ATGAACGCGCAGGGGCCGGTTCGTGTGTGCCTCATCGGATGCGGAGGGATGGCCCGCCATCATGTGCGGACGATGTTGCAGCAGGCGGACCGCACCGAGATCGTGGTGGCGTGTGATCCATCGCCGGAGGCTTACGAGGCCATGGCTGACGTCTTTCGTGTGGTCGGGTTGGAGCCGCCGCCGAACCAGCCGGACCTGGAGCGGCTTCTGGCTGACTATGGCGATCGTCTGGACGCTGCGCTCATCGCCACGCCGCACGCGTATCACCACGACCAGGCGCGGGCATGTCTGGAGGCGGGATTGGATGTCCTGCTGGAGAAGCCCATGGTGATGAACGCTGCCGAGGCACGCAGCCTCATCGATGTGCGCGATCGCACTGGGAAGCTGTTGGTGGTGGCCTTCCCCGGTAGCCTCTCGCCCCAAATCCGCACGGCCGTGCGGATGATGCGTTCCGGGCAGTTGGGCGCTTTGCTGAGCATCAGCGCCGTCGTGTGGCAAGGGTGGGGGCCGGGCACCGTGGGGACGTGGAGGCAGCGGCCGGAGCTCTCCGGCGGGGGCTTTCTCTTTGATACAGGGGCTCACATGCTGAACACCGTCACAGACCTGGCGGGAGAGGATTTCGTCGAGGTGGCGGCCTGGCTGGATCAGCGCGGCCGGCCCGTGGACGTCATGGCGACCGTTATGGGGCGTTTGCGGTCTGGTCCCCTGGTCACCATGCATGGATGCGGTGAGGCGATCCCCTCCTGTGCTTCCGATGTGCGGGTCTTCTGCGAGCGGGGGATCCTCCGCACCGGCATATGGGGAGAGCGGCTGGAGTTGCAAGCCTATGGCGAATCGGAGCTCTCGCCGGTGGATGTGCCTCCGTCGTCGGGCGTGTGGGAGCAGTTCCTGGCTGTGCGTGATGGACGGATTCCCAATCCGTGCCCGCCGGAGGTCGGATTGCGCATGGCGAAGCTATGGGATGCCATCCGGGCGTCCGCCGCACAGGACGGAAAGCCGGTATCGTGTGGCTGA
- a CDS encoding DUF2089 domain-containing protein — MATAEERRKILKMVEEGKITAEEGARLLAALADEQRIGPSSEPTGTGAGARWFRIRVTDTATGKQKVSVSIPLGLVSAGLKIGARFAPEVEGIRLEEVAEIIRSGTSGKIIDVLDEEEGEHVEIFVE; from the coding sequence ATGGCCACTGCAGAGGAGCGACGAAAGATCCTGAAAATGGTCGAAGAGGGCAAGATCACGGCAGAGGAAGGGGCGCGCCTGCTGGCAGCGTTGGCCGATGAGCAGAGAATCGGCCCCTCCTCGGAGCCAACGGGGACGGGAGCAGGCGCCCGTTGGTTCCGCATCCGGGTCACCGATACGGCCACAGGCAAGCAAAAGGTAAGCGTGAGTATTCCTCTGGGCCTGGTGAGCGCCGGCCTGAAGATCGGCGCACGGTTCGCACCCGAGGTGGAAGGGATCCGCCTGGAGGAGGTCGCCGAGATCATCCGGTCCGGCACATCGGGCAAGATCATCGATGTATTGGATGAGGAGGAAGGCGAGCACGTCGAGATCTTCGTGGAATGA
- a CDS encoding DUF2089 domain-containing protein, translated as MRPLPTQCPLCGGEITVTRLYCPECDATIEGHFSGGPFSKLTLEQLRFVETFIRCEGKLTRMQEELGLSYPTIRSRLHEVIRALGYEPGREEPSPLSPEERRRILDDLDEGKITYEQAMRLLRGEGR; from the coding sequence ATGAGGCCTCTACCCACCCAATGCCCGCTATGTGGCGGTGAGATCACCGTCACCAGGCTCTACTGCCCCGAGTGCGACGCCACGATCGAGGGCCATTTCAGCGGCGGGCCGTTCTCAAAACTGACGTTGGAACAGCTCCGGTTCGTCGAGACCTTCATCCGATGCGAGGGAAAGCTCACCCGGATGCAGGAGGAGCTCGGCCTCTCCTATCCGACGATCCGCAGCCGCCTGCACGAGGTCATCCGGGCGTTGGGCTACGAGCCGGGCCGGGAGGAGCCTTCCCCCCTCTCGCCGGAGGAACGGCGACGCATCCTGGACGATCTGGATGAGGGAAAGATCACCTACGAGCAGGCGATGCGATTGTTACGGGGAGAGGGTCGGTAA
- the trxA gene encoding thioredoxin — MATGNQTIIKVNEQTFQRDVVERSHEVPVVVDFWAPWCGPCRMLSPILESLAQEYGGRFILAELNVDENPRLAAQFGVQGIPAVKAFRDGRVVAEFVGAQPQPAVRQFIEQILPDELDMKAAEGRALLQAGKLAEAEAKFREVLTQNPDHPAGLLGLGQALLQQGREDEALEVFRRVPAATPEGHEATRLRQEIELRKEIGDADESSLRARIAEAPDDLEARYKLASLLTTQGRYEEALEHYLEIVRRDRKFHDDGARQAMLHIFDQLGDHPLAREYRNKLASVLFA; from the coding sequence ATGGCTACAGGGAATCAGACGATCATCAAGGTAAATGAACAGACCTTCCAAAGGGATGTCGTTGAGCGGTCCCACGAGGTGCCGGTGGTGGTGGATTTCTGGGCGCCCTGGTGCGGCCCCTGCCGGATGCTCAGCCCCATCCTGGAGAGCCTGGCGCAGGAGTACGGCGGGCGGTTCATCCTCGCCGAGCTGAACGTGGACGAAAACCCCCGCCTGGCCGCCCAGTTCGGCGTGCAGGGCATCCCGGCCGTGAAGGCGTTCCGAGACGGCCGGGTGGTGGCGGAGTTCGTAGGCGCGCAGCCCCAGCCGGCCGTGCGCCAGTTCATCGAGCAGATCTTGCCTGACGAGCTGGATATGAAGGCGGCCGAGGGACGAGCGCTACTTCAAGCGGGGAAGCTGGCCGAGGCCGAGGCGAAATTCCGAGAGGTGCTGACCCAGAACCCCGATCACCCGGCAGGGCTTCTGGGACTCGGACAGGCATTGCTACAGCAGGGACGAGAGGACGAGGCGCTGGAGGTGTTTCGGCGCGTCCCTGCCGCCACCCCGGAGGGACATGAGGCCACACGCCTGAGGCAAGAGATCGAGCTGCGCAAGGAGATCGGGGACGCGGACGAGAGCAGCCTCCGAGCTCGCATCGCCGAGGCGCCCGACGATCTGGAGGCGCGTTACAAGCTGGCCAGCCTGCTCACCACTCAGGGACGCTACGAGGAGGCGCTGGAGCACTACCTGGAGATCGTGCGGCGGGATCGCAAGTTCCACGACGACGGCGCCCGCCAGGCCATGCTGCACATCTTCGATCAGCTCGGAGATCACCCGCTGGCGCGGGAATATCGCAACAAGCTGGCGTCGGTGTTGTTCGCCTGA